The Eleginops maclovinus isolate JMC-PN-2008 ecotype Puerto Natales chromosome 18, JC_Emac_rtc_rv5, whole genome shotgun sequence genome segment ATTTAACTGCTGATCTGTGAAAGACACTGAGCCTGGAAACTGTTTGGTAACTTCATGTGATTCTGTGTAAAGTCTAGCAATCTCATGGTGCCCACAAGTCCAATTCAAAACTATCAAAGCCGACACCAGGTAGAGACCAGCTGTGGCTGATAATATAACAATCAAAATCACAAGCTTATCCAAACAGTACCTcacatggttttatttaaatctacCTCTAGTTGCCCTCAAAATGTTGTCGACAGACCTAATTTAAACTATtcagcaaaaatgtgtttgtcaaaATGGTTATTACATATACTTATGGATCTTACACAGAAAATAAGGAAGTATCTGGGGAAATTGTTTTTGAATCTCAAGGATTCCAAACTAAGGAATTGTCACTATCTATCACTGAAGGGACTAACCCAATGGTGATTGGGCCTAGGGCCAGCTGATTAAAGTATTGCAGTATTGACATATTTGCAGTGTTACAAACTGGCTGGATATAGCAACATTATCAACATGtatcaacacaaacactgtaaGTTGGGGGTAAACCAGTTTACCAAATTCATAATTATTCTGCAATTATTTTCTGTGATAATATTTTCTCACTGTTTTCACTGAGTATGTGTTTTAATTCTCTTTGACGACTACATGACTGAGGTGGGGATTCCCGATGCCCTGTTGGTGATGTGTATGTaagcctctctttctctctgggATTAATATGTAACTTGACACAAGACTAACTTCTGATAAAATGTGAGCTGTATTTTATTACCGCTGTTGAAATGTCTGCTCAGTTCTCCTGTTCATTTCTGTTCCACTataacaaaaagtacaaaaatagtgtattaaaataagagaaagacatttaaaggaATCAGGATGTTAGTTACCTATATACACCTAAGGTTAAAAGGTTAAAGGTTGTGTTAAATACAGGAGCaatcaaaaacaattaaaaaacaacttttacagatttgttttacagattatttattgatttctCCTGATATTGATCCTGAATTGTCTATTATTCTGATATTAAAATGTCTAATATTTCTTCTTCACTTGATTGcagtatgtaaatgtgtgtgtgattgcttCTGTGTGAGCGTACTTGCGGTTGCGTTCCTTGACCACCATGCGGGTCATGCTCTGGATGCAGTGAGCTCTGTAGTTCTCGTAGTGAGTCTCCCGGGTCACGTCCTTCAGATCTTGCATATGCGTCCTTACAAGCATGTTTCTCAGCTTCACAAAGTCACAGTGGGCCGAGTTCTCCACTGCAAAGCACAGAGGGAGGatcaatttaaaaagtattcttAAAAAGTCTGCTGATACTGAATCATGCCAGGAATCAAACAGATTCTACAGGCAGTTATACTTTCTGTTACTACAAATCGATTTAATTTGTGGTGGAAAAGGAGAACAGGTTTACCCTCTACGATGCCCCAGGGATAGAGTCGGCCTCGCACCCTCTTTCCTTTGGCCTCCACCACCGTGTTGCTGCCGATCACTGCGAATGGGATGCTTTCCTTGTtgggagaacagaggaggatcatgaaattaaaacaacatttaaaaaatatctgtaAGGGGAGGGTGTACATGAGATAATGCTGGACCAGTGAGTGGTGCAGTGCAGAggttttttattgttatgttttCACATTTCCACATTAGCCTCCTATATGCCATCTTACATTTATTGCTTACTTCTGCTTACTCTCATTTAAAACTAAACTACATATTTATGTCAATTTAATCATGATTtcatattcattatttgaacTATTTGTAATTTCTCTGCTGCAGTTTTAACACATCAGAGGCTACTCAAGGACAGAGGAAAGAGATAGACACTGCTCCGCTGCCAGCTAATGATGACGGGAGAGCAAAAAACTTGACTCATCGAGAGTGTGTATTCAGCAGTGGTCTGACTGCCAAGGTCTTTTGTTGCATGgtctggtttttatttcattttgatatcATTACATGATATTAACTGATAATCTTTGAGTTGTAGTACTTGATATCCCTATTGACTGAAAAAACAGACAATATAAAGAAGTATCAAAACTTTCCCAAAGGTTTTCCCAATAAGTTGAATGGTTTTGCTCTCAACTAATAAGCTACGCAATTTTTAGACAAAGCAAACCAGGATTCTCTCGGTTTTAATCATGACAAAAAAAGGTTCTAAAAATTAAAATCCTGTAAGATAAGGACACACATGTATGATGGTTTACTTGCTATAAGTTATGTATGTCGTTTACTGACTGATCCATGTAAGcgttcattttatttatggcaACCAAGTGCTCTGCTGACTTAAACAGCCTGTGAATCCCAAACTTTGTAAAATGCGTCGGACTGGGACAGAAAGACCAGAGAGGTAAAACATCTGGCTGCTCAGCTCTTACCTTCAGCTGATGGTCCTGCTGCTTGAAGTCTTCATCCTCATCAGAGTCACAGTCTGGGAACTGGTAAATCTTGATGCCGTATTGCTCAATCTCCTCTCGGATCTAAGGGGGAACAGTCGATGGAGAAAGGACATGTGAAAGAAGTTTCATTCATGGAATAAAATAGATCAACATTTTAtccagatcagatcagatcagaaagatcagatcagatcagatcagaagatcagatcagatcagaagaTCAGATCACATCAGAAAGATCAGCCTTgccttgattttctttttcttgaccTCATTAGGGGTGAGTGTGTCTGCTTTTGCCAGGATGGGGACGATGTTAACCTTCTCATGTAGAGCTTTCATAAACTCCACATCCAAAGGCCGAAGGCTAAAAGAGACACGAAAGAAAGCCACAAGGAAATAAACCCCGTCAATCATCACTGATGACCCAGCAGAAGTGTCTGTCTGTACGTGCAGAGATCTGCCCTCTGCCTGGATATCACTCTCTACTGTGTGATGATCAAGTGGTGTGATCTCCTATACATCAattcaataattaaatgttttatcccGTCTTTAGTTGCTCACTAGAATCATAAAATGTACTGCTAGACATTAGACGATGTCTCTGGTCAATCACTGTGGTAGAGGTTTGCTCCGTATGTGACCTCTTGCTATCTGATCAGTAATGACTGAAGCTCATCAACAGATGGAGCAGTTACTCCATCACAGGGACTTTGAACACGCACTGCAGCATTACTTAGGTTTACAGAACATTTGTTCTTTAATGAGCACACTGATATGGAACAGTGCAtgtgaacagcagcagcaaaaagcaCCAAGTCAGCACAAAGGATTGATTAGCGCTAAAGCACTGCACTGGAGGCACTAAATCCACCTCAGTGCAGCTGAGAAGTGCTCTAACTCTGACAGGAGCACACTGCTTTTACAGGAATGGGGCTGAACGCATTGAAGTTAAATACTGGTTCTGTACGATAAATGACTCAGATGGTGTGTTCTGTTGTGTGCAGGGGAAAAAATGCTGTGTCACTGGTGTGCAAATGCTAGCACAGACATTACACACTGCAGTCGAGAGGGGTTAATGTTCCCCATTGTTCGGAGTAATATAGGAGAGAGAGGTTTGACTAATCCTAACTCCTAACTGAGGATTTGTCATACCCATGACCGAAGGGTGAGATAAAGTAGAGGCAGCAGTGTACGCGGTTGTCCTGGATGTTCTTCCGGTTGAGGCCACTCTCGTCCCTGAAGTACTGCTCAAACTGCTGGTCGATGTAGTCAGCCACGGACTTCCAGCTagagaataaaacacaaagatgttCAATCTCGAGGCAATGCTGACTGTGCAACAGCCGAGCTACGGCACATGAGTTTTAAACACAGCAGAGTAAATATAAGGCTATCCTGCTGTGCTCTGTGGCTCTTATCCAGTTGGTCCTTTTCTTAGATATCAGATGATTCGTTAATGATTTTTAAGTACCATTCAGTGTTGTTTACAGCATCCCCAAACCCGGGTGTGTCGACGATGGTGAGCTTTAGTTTGACCCCCTTCTCTTCTATATCCACTGTGTGTTTGGTGATTTCTACTGTTTGTGTTATTCGCTCTAGGAAAAGGAGACGAAAAGACacgttttgttattattaaccATTACACATTGTAGTGCTTATTCttaaaaaggaagacagaaagtgAGTATATCAAAGGCTGTGATTCCATTACCTTCAGCATTGAGCAGCTTCCTATCTTTGTAAAGATCTGTGAGAAAGAGACTGTTGACCAGGGTGGACTTTCCCAGGCCAGACTCCCCttcaaacaaagaacaacaaagaCGAAAATAGCGAGGTTTAAGACTTTTCTTCAAACTAAAAGGTGGGTTTAAGATCAAATATCAGCTAATCTGCAAATGAGGATTTACCTGCCACCATGAGCGTGAAGTCGAATCCCTTCTTTACTGACTTACGGTGCACCTGGTTCGGCAGCGTCGCAAAGCCCACGTATTCCTTATCCTGGTCctaaaaaatatacacacaaacaaattgAACGACACATCAGGAAGGCCATCACCATGAAACTGTTTTCAGCGCCATTTTAACCTCTCCAAAAATATGATTGTCGGATTAAAAGGATATTTCCAACAAAAGGTGTGAGAcccaaataaacaacaaatataaaatcacaGGGCCAATCACAACCTGTTCCACAAGATAATAACGCACAACTCAACCTTTTTTATGACTACATGAAGCAACATTTTAGTTTCAGGCAAAGGATCAGTCAACCTGTCTTCATCAGTCTGAAGTGTTCGACACATTACAGCAAACAAACATCTCTGTGGGATTCCTGTCCTTGTGTTACCTCATTACTGTCGTACGGGTCAAATCGAGCCCAGGGACTCTTGGGTCTGGGGGGGCTGACGGGGCACGGCAAGTCAAACTCCACACTCTTGCTCTGCGGTAAACAGGGTTCTGAACCTGAATCCGACTGAGCCCTGCCTGCCACAGGGGGACGCAAATATGACGGGGTGTGGGGGCGGTCTTCGCCCTCAGCCTCCCTGCCTGCATCGTGAGGCTCATGGCCATGATGGAGGTGGTGCTTGTGGTCATGGTGGTCGTGCCCTCCTTGGTGGTGAGGGTCTTGCATAATGTTCTCCACCTCGGAGTCGTTTGAATGGCCTGAATGCTAGAGGGGTGCCACAGTTGACGGGGGAGGTTTAGGCGGTGAAGAGGAATGAGTGGAAGAAAGTAGAGGGTGGAGGCAAAGATAGGTAGAGGAAAGGTTAAGTGTCGGTGTGGAAGAGAGGAGATCAAGACGGTGGAAAATGTGTtaaactttaataataataataataataatttaaacttatatagcgcctttcatggttCCCAAGGTCGCTTTAGAAAATAGGGAAAACAGATGCAATTTTTTATTGTGagggtaaataatacaaattgcAATACAGCTGGGAATCACTTTCTATAATCATTTATGAGTAAAATGTGTTAGAGGTGAAATATAATACCAGACCTCAGtggaaatgtgttattttatcacTAATATTGAATGAGCTGTTATACTTGGGGCGTACATTTAACTCCACATTCCTGAAAGAGGAGAGTGGGTTTTTCCTACATTAAGGATTATAAAACTCCTGACACATCATAACTTTTGCAGAGCTAATGTGAGGCAAGAAAAGGCCTTTTTATGGTTGTTATTAAATGAATAGGGTAATTTCAGGCATTAGGGTTTTCCTTAGATTTTCTTCATCCCTGGATTTCTTGATGTAATACACACTGAGTTTGAAGACAAAATAAGAGTAAGAGGATACACAGCTGAGGTGTAGGCTGCATATTCTGGACTCCTGTTACAGAAAACTAAAGTCTCTAAGCTAGCATAGAGATAAATAATGCAGGGGCCTTATAGAATGATGCCATTTAAATCCAGCTGAAGGCCTATACTGTGACTCTGCACTCGTGTTGTGTTTATGCACTATGCATTAGCTGAGGGGTAGGTCGAATGGGCTGCTGCAACAAGACAGGTGAAGAACATTTGGTCTGTAGAAAAACTCCCTATATTGCTTTTTATCATGGCTAAGCAGTTGACTTTATCACTCAAAGACTGCCATAAGATGTGGAATTTCATTGGCAGTTTAGGAGGTGTCACCGGTACCTGTTTGAGATCATGGTCTGGTATGCTGTGTTTAGGGGAGGCAGGGCAGGAGTTATGCTCATCTGATGAAAAGTGAGCCTCATGGTCACTGTCCTCCATCGCAACTGGAGCTAAAGTGAACTTTGCGATCTCCAACCAGAAGGGGAGCACACATGTAAAAAAGGTTTATCAGGGTCAAGAAGAGGGAGGGTCATGGCAGGAGAGGCCGGAGCAGGAAGACCGCCACCAGATGGAAATCAGGTGCATGAGGTTCAAGAGCCGGGAGCGGTATGACAAAAGGAGTAAATATGTTCAGAAAAGACAAATGAAGGAAAGACAGAGAAtggaaaaaatagaaacaaaaagatTAAATGAAGTCAAAGTAACGACATATGAAAGAGCACACCATTGAACAGAACAAATGGTATGATTGCAGAACAGATAAGAGTGACTACAGAGGATTTAGTGATGCAGAGCAACTTTGAGGGCTGCTGTTTCCACAGTCTTCCAACACATTGTTGGCCAAATCTGACTTCTTGCCATAAAAGCACTCCCTAATGTTGTTAGTTAATCTGATATCGCTCTATTCGGTGTTTCAGACCGAGCAGCGGACAGTGTCAGCAGAAAAGAGTCTGCAGTAACATCATGGAGTGAGCCATTTAATTGTTTCATGAACGGCAAAGTTAAACACATAAAATCACACATCGGCCCAAAGATTTCATTCAACTGTCTAAGTCACTCCAACGTCAGCATCcgctatttgtttttatgtgcttgcaagttgaaaaaatgtcacattattTGAAGTTATATTGATATTCCTCTATCAGTTCTGAACCAGAGATTATAAAACGCTTCTCATATAATCCTTTAGGAAAAGTGTCTGTGTCAGGCAGTCATGGTTTATGCCCTCTTTCCGAGGTCTACAGTTTTAATTATTCTGGGATTTAGAGCTTTAGGGCAGAGGAGAATTGATAGTTTTACAGTTTAGGAAATCAGTGACCTGCTTTACTGTGCTACGATTAACAGAGATCAATGACCAACATGGCGGATCCTGTGACCCACATCAAGAGATGCTCAATTGCAAAGCTTTGACAACTTTGGATCAAAAATGCTAAGAAGCTTATCATTCAATTTCCTAAGTGCTTGAATTTCTTTGGTCAAAAAGCTAACAGGTTGATcgaaacaaatatttgatacaCCATTTGTAATCTCTTGCTACGATCCCaattgcacaaacacaacattcaaaCTCAACATGCCTTCAACCCTTTAGATAAGTAGACACTAAAAGTTGCTTCATCAACTCACAAACCAGCCTCCCTGTATCTGCAcacatcctcacctcctctcccGCAGAGCCTCACCTGTGGTACCGTCTCTCAGCCTCTTAAAGCCCCGCT includes the following:
- the septin4b gene encoding septin 4b isoform X2; protein product: MEDSDHEAHFSSDEHNSCPASPKHSIPDHDLKQHSGHSNDSEVENIMQDPHHQGGHDHHDHKHHLHHGHEPHDAGREAEGEDRPHTPSYLRPPVAGRAQSDSGSEPCLPQSKSVEFDLPCPVSPPRPKSPWARFDPYDSNEDQDKEYVGFATLPNQVHRKSVKKGFDFTLMVAGESGLGKSTLVNSLFLTDLYKDRKLLNAEERITQTVEITKHTVDIEEKGVKLKLTIVDTPGFGDAVNNTECWKSVADYIDQQFEQYFRDESGLNRKNIQDNRVHCCLYFISPFGHGLRPLDVEFMKALHEKVNIVPILAKADTLTPNEVKKKKIKIREEIEQYGIKIYQFPDCDSDEDEDFKQQDHQLKESIPFAVIGSNTVVEAKGKRVRGRLYPWGIVEVENSAHCDFVKLRNMLVRTHMQDLKDVTRETHYENYRAHCIQSMTRMVVKERNRNKLTRESGTDFPIPTVPGVDDETEKLIREKDEELRQMQEMLQKIQDQIQTQKDGY
- the septin4b gene encoding septin 4b isoform X3, with protein sequence MAAFLESNSDTEDQDKEYVGFATLPNQVHRKSVKKGFDFTLMVAGESGLGKSTLVNSLFLTDLYKDRKLLNAEERITQTVEITKHTVDIEEKGVKLKLTIVDTPGFGDAVNNTECWKSVADYIDQQFEQYFRDESGLNRKNIQDNRVHCCLYFISPFGHGLRPLDVEFMKALHEKVNIVPILAKADTLTPNEVKKKKIKIREEIEQYGIKIYQFPDCDSDEDEDFKQQDHQLKESIPFAVIGSNTVVEAKGKRVRGRLYPWGIVEVENSAHCDFVKLRNMLVRTHMQDLKDVTRETHYENYRAHCIQSMTRMVVKERNRNGTEMNRRTEQTFQQRKLTRESGTDFPIPTVPGVDDETEKLIREKDEELRQMQEMLQKIQDQIQTQKDGY
- the septin4b gene encoding septin 4b isoform X1, translating into MEDSDHEAHFSSDEHNSCPASPKHSIPDHDLKQHSGHSNDSEVENIMQDPHHQGGHDHHDHKHHLHHGHEPHDAGREAEGEDRPHTPSYLRPPVAGRAQSDSGSEPCLPQSKSVEFDLPCPVSPPRPKSPWARFDPYDSNEDQDKEYVGFATLPNQVHRKSVKKGFDFTLMVAGESGLGKSTLVNSLFLTDLYKDRKLLNAEERITQTVEITKHTVDIEEKGVKLKLTIVDTPGFGDAVNNTECWKSVADYIDQQFEQYFRDESGLNRKNIQDNRVHCCLYFISPFGHGLRPLDVEFMKALHEKVNIVPILAKADTLTPNEVKKKKIKIREEIEQYGIKIYQFPDCDSDEDEDFKQQDHQLKESIPFAVIGSNTVVEAKGKRVRGRLYPWGIVEVENSAHCDFVKLRNMLVRTHMQDLKDVTRETHYENYRAHCIQSMTRMVVKERNRNGTEMNRRTEQTFQQRKLTRESGTDFPIPTVPGVDDETEKLIREKDEELRQMQEMLQKIQDQIQTQKDGY